The following proteins come from a genomic window of Planctomycetia bacterium:
- the fliG gene encoding flagellar motor switch protein FliG yields the protein MGNDLRKAAVLLMSLPQEEAAQVMGKLLPKQVEAVSIEIAKLGSVTGDEQASVINEFANAGTGMMSAGSGGLDVAKSLVEKALGKNAGSTLDNMRQQIEAVPFGFLHKVDSQNLLTFIVDEHPQTIALILAHLPATLAASILGGLPSERQLAVVRRVANMGQTNPEIIKEVEQGLSSRMSSIMSQQFEKAGGVPQVAQVLNVIDRATERALLENLAQEDPELVEEIRRLMFVFEDINKLANKDLQTILKNVETSQWALALKGASEELRTRILGNMSERAAAGLKEEIEFLGAVKRSAVEQMQQQIVDVVRKLQDAGEITVNANEADEPLVQ from the coding sequence ATGGGCAACGATCTTCGCAAAGCCGCCGTGTTGTTGATGAGCCTGCCGCAGGAGGAAGCGGCGCAGGTGATGGGCAAGCTGTTGCCCAAGCAAGTCGAGGCGGTCTCGATTGAGATTGCCAAGCTCGGGAGCGTCACCGGCGACGAACAGGCCTCGGTCATCAACGAGTTCGCCAACGCGGGAACCGGCATGATGTCGGCCGGCTCGGGCGGCCTGGATGTGGCGAAATCGCTCGTCGAAAAGGCCCTTGGCAAGAACGCCGGTAGCACGCTGGACAACATGCGCCAGCAGATCGAGGCGGTGCCCTTCGGCTTTCTGCATAAGGTGGACAGCCAGAACCTGCTCACGTTTATTGTTGACGAACACCCGCAAACCATCGCGCTGATCCTCGCGCATCTGCCGGCGACGTTGGCGGCGAGCATCCTGGGCGGCCTGCCGAGCGAGCGCCAACTGGCCGTCGTGCGGCGCGTGGCGAACATGGGGCAGACGAACCCGGAGATTATCAAAGAGGTCGAGCAAGGGCTATCGAGCCGGATGTCGAGCATCATGAGCCAGCAATTCGAGAAGGCCGGCGGCGTGCCGCAGGTGGCTCAGGTGCTGAACGTCATCGATCGCGCCACGGAAAGGGCGCTGCTCGAAAACCTGGCTCAGGAAGACCCGGAGCTGGTGGAAGAAATTCGGCGGCTGATGTTTGTGTTCGAGGACATCAACAAGCTGGCCAATAAGGATCTGCAGACGATTCTCAAGAACGTCGAGACCTCGCAATGGGCCTTGGCACTGAAGGGCGCCAGCGAGGAACTACGGACGCGGATCCTGGGCAACATGTCGGAGCGCGCCGCGGCCGGGCTCAAGGAAGAAATCGAGTTCCTGGGGGCCGTCAAACGCTCCGCTGTGGAGCAGATGCAGCAGCAGATCGTGGACGTCGTGCGCAAACTCCAGGACGCTGGCGAAATCACGGTCAATGCGAACGAGGCGGATGAGCCGTTGGTGCAGTAG
- a CDS encoding four helix bundle protein: MADVERSRSFEDLVVWQRAHTWVLGIYRATADFPKSELYGLTQQLRRASVSVPANIVEGFRRRGLAEKARFYNIAQGSLAESKYFLMLARDLSYGDTTTLLNAADEVDRMLEAYARRIRPNRG; this comes from the coding sequence ATGGCTGACGTTGAACGATCTCGTAGCTTTGAAGACCTCGTCGTTTGGCAACGAGCGCACACTTGGGTGCTGGGAATATATCGCGCTACCGCCGATTTTCCGAAGTCCGAACTTTACGGTTTGACGCAGCAACTCCGCAGGGCCTCGGTATCGGTGCCTGCGAATATCGTGGAAGGATTCCGGCGGCGCGGTCTGGCCGAGAAGGCGCGATTCTACAATATCGCGCAAGGCTCGCTCGCCGAATCCAAGTACTTCCTGATGCTCGCCCGTGACCTCTCCTACGGCGACACGACCACATTGCTCAATGCAGCCGACGAGGTTGATCGAATGCTCGAAGCATACGCACGGCGCATCCGCCCAAACCGCGGATAA